From one Rhizobium sp. CIAT894 genomic stretch:
- a CDS encoding tripartite tricarboxylate transporter substrate binding protein produces MALSDMTRRMGLALALGLTATIGIGMSATAADFPDRAITMVVPFAAGGSTDVVARIVAQKMSEDLGQQVIVQNVAGAGGNLGAGNVARAEPDGYTILMGTVATHALNPLILKSTPYDPEKDFAPVSLLVVVPNVLVVNPQLPAKTVPELIALLKAEPDKYSYASSGNGTPLHLSGELFKSMAGVSMQHIPYKGAGPALNDVIGNQVPIMFDNLPSSSSHIKAGTLRALAVTTAARAPSFPDVPTVAESGIPGYETYTWNALFAPAKTPNEVVMRLNASASKALKDPAVAERMKEFSATIVGSTPDELAAHVKAELAKWGPVVKGANIQME; encoded by the coding sequence ATGGCGCTTTCCGATATGACGCGACGCATGGGCCTTGCGCTCGCTCTTGGCCTGACTGCAACGATCGGTATCGGCATGTCTGCCACGGCTGCGGATTTCCCCGATCGCGCAATCACCATGGTCGTGCCCTTTGCAGCGGGCGGCTCGACCGATGTCGTTGCCCGCATCGTCGCGCAGAAGATGTCGGAAGATCTCGGCCAGCAAGTGATTGTCCAGAACGTTGCCGGCGCCGGCGGCAATCTCGGCGCCGGCAACGTCGCCCGCGCCGAACCTGACGGCTACACCATTCTGATGGGCACCGTCGCAACCCACGCCCTCAACCCGCTGATCCTCAAATCGACCCCCTATGATCCCGAGAAGGATTTCGCGCCGGTCTCGCTGCTTGTCGTCGTGCCGAACGTGCTGGTCGTCAATCCGCAATTGCCGGCGAAGACCGTGCCGGAACTGATCGCGCTGCTGAAGGCCGAGCCCGATAAATACAGCTACGCCTCGTCGGGCAACGGCACGCCGCTGCATCTGTCCGGCGAACTGTTCAAGTCCATGGCCGGTGTCAGCATGCAGCATATTCCCTATAAAGGCGCCGGCCCGGCCTTGAACGATGTCATCGGCAACCAGGTGCCGATCATGTTCGATAACCTGCCCTCGTCATCGAGCCATATCAAGGCTGGCACTTTGCGGGCGCTGGCGGTAACCACGGCCGCGCGCGCGCCCTCCTTCCCCGACGTGCCGACGGTCGCCGAGTCAGGCATACCGGGTTACGAGACCTATACCTGGAATGCGCTTTTCGCCCCGGCCAAGACGCCGAACGAGGTCGTCATGCGTCTCAACGCCTCGGCCAGCAAGGCGCTTAAAGACCCCGCCGTTGCCGAACGGATGAAAGAATTCAGCGCCACCATTGTCGGCTCGACACCGGATGAACTCGCCGCCCATGTGAAGGCCGAACTCGCCAAATGGGGACCGGTGGTGAAGGGCGCAAACATCCAGATGGAATGA